A genome region from Arthrobacter sp. V1I9 includes the following:
- the recA gene encoding recombinase RecA, whose translation MAAAPDRAKALEAALAQIDKQFGKGSVMRLGDEVRAPIEVIPTGSIALDVALGIGGLPRGRVVEIYGPESSGKTTVALHAVANAQRQGGIAAFIDAEHALDPEYAAKLGVDTDALLVSQPDTGEQALEIMDMLVGSGSLDVIVIDSVAALVPRAEIEGDMGDSHVGLQARLMSQALRKITGRLSQTKTTAIFINQLREKIGVFFGSPETTTGGKALKFYASIRIDVRRIQTLKEGADSVGNRTKAKIVKNKMAPPFKIAEFDIIYGQGISREGGIIDMGVEHGIIKKSGSWFTYDGDQLGQGMENSRRFLRDNPELAAELERLIKEKLGVGVKPAEPESKDSPKLKAVDGF comes from the coding sequence ATGGCGGCAGCCCCGGATCGTGCAAAAGCGCTCGAAGCAGCGCTTGCCCAGATCGACAAGCAGTTCGGTAAAGGCTCGGTCATGCGGCTCGGGGACGAAGTCCGGGCCCCGATCGAGGTTATCCCTACCGGTTCCATTGCGCTGGACGTAGCTCTGGGAATTGGCGGCCTTCCGCGTGGCCGCGTCGTAGAAATTTACGGGCCGGAATCCTCCGGTAAGACCACCGTGGCCCTTCACGCAGTGGCAAACGCCCAGCGCCAGGGCGGCATCGCGGCCTTCATCGACGCCGAGCACGCCCTTGACCCTGAATACGCCGCCAAGCTCGGCGTGGACACGGATGCGCTCCTGGTTTCCCAGCCGGATACGGGCGAACAGGCCCTGGAGATCATGGACATGCTGGTGGGCTCAGGCTCCCTGGACGTCATTGTCATCGACTCCGTCGCCGCCCTGGTGCCGCGCGCTGAAATCGAAGGCGATATGGGCGACAGCCATGTGGGACTCCAGGCCCGCCTGATGAGCCAGGCCCTGCGTAAGATCACCGGCCGCTTGAGCCAGACCAAAACCACGGCGATCTTCATCAACCAGCTCCGCGAAAAGATCGGCGTCTTCTTCGGTTCCCCCGAAACCACCACCGGTGGCAAGGCGCTGAAGTTCTACGCCTCCATCCGTATTGACGTGCGCCGCATCCAGACCCTCAAGGAAGGCGCCGACTCGGTCGGTAACCGCACCAAGGCCAAGATCGTCAAGAACAAGATGGCCCCGCCCTTCAAGATCGCAGAGTTCGACATCATCTACGGCCAGGGCATTTCGCGCGAGGGCGGCATCATCGACATGGGTGTTGAGCACGGCATCATCAAGAAGTCCGGCTCCTGGTTCACCTATGACGGCGACCAGCTGGGCCAGGGCATGGAGAACTCGCGCAGGTTCCTCCGCGACAACCCCGAACTGGCCGCCGAGCTTGAGCGCCTCATCAAGGAAAAGCTCGGTGTTGGCGTGAAGCCGGCGGAGCCCGAGTCCAAGGACTCCCCGAAGCTGAAAGCCGTTGACGGGTTCTAA
- a CDS encoding DUF3046 domain-containing protein, whose amino-acid sequence MRISDYWRLMDDEFGAGYSRVLSNTLVLAGVGGRTADQALAAGVEPRKVWLAVCDVQDVPAERRLGRDIKPRSE is encoded by the coding sequence GTGCGAATCAGCGACTATTGGCGACTTATGGACGACGAATTTGGCGCCGGGTACTCGCGGGTCCTCAGCAATACCCTGGTTCTTGCCGGGGTAGGCGGGCGCACCGCGGACCAGGCACTGGCCGCCGGCGTGGAACCGCGCAAGGTGTGGCTGGCCGTCTGTGATGTGCAGGACGTACCGGCTGAGCGACGCCTGGGCCGGGACATCAAACCCCGCAGCGAGTAG
- a CDS encoding MarR family winged helix-turn-helix transcriptional regulator has product MSNSPVVPPADGRKDDATVDAALQNVEHQISLFWRRARAISNQLSRQVHPDMEPAAYGLLTVIRREGPIRLTDLAMNIGVGKPSVSRQIAFLESIGLVSKEADPLDGRAQAIRLTPKGEEKMHQVQDARRQVFRERLGEWPVEDLQELARFMSKLNSTYERDGFPHDGPQAPAASGD; this is encoded by the coding sequence ATGAGCAACTCCCCCGTCGTCCCGCCCGCGGACGGCCGCAAAGACGATGCAACCGTGGACGCCGCGCTGCAGAACGTGGAACATCAAATCAGCCTTTTTTGGCGGCGCGCACGGGCCATATCCAACCAGCTCTCCCGGCAGGTGCACCCGGACATGGAACCCGCGGCCTATGGCCTGCTGACCGTCATCCGGCGGGAGGGCCCCATCCGGCTCACGGACCTGGCAATGAACATCGGCGTCGGCAAACCTTCCGTGAGCCGGCAGATTGCCTTCCTGGAGAGCATCGGGCTGGTGTCCAAGGAGGCTGACCCGCTGGACGGACGGGCCCAGGCCATCAGGCTGACACCCAAGGGGGAGGAAAAGATGCACCAGGTCCAGGATGCCCGTCGGCAGGTTTTCCGGGAACGGCTGGGGGAATGGCCGGTGGAGGACCTGCAGGAGCTGGCCCGGTTTATGTCCAAGCTCAACTCCACCTATGAGCGTGACGGTTTCCCGCACGACGGCCCGCAGGCCCCCGCCGCTTCCGGGGACTAG
- a CDS encoding helix-turn-helix domain-containing protein → MVKQPVSVNGVVRWKDVGLADQAKSEQKERKMVVLRHEIGDVLRDVRQRQGRTLREVSHSARVSLGYLSEVERGQKEASSELLSSICSALDVPLSSMLREVSDRVAVAEGVAVPDTVPQEFSQRYGRDLDRDLNNELNDELSTGLFSGAR, encoded by the coding sequence ATGGTAAAGCAGCCCGTATCCGTAAACGGCGTTGTCCGCTGGAAGGATGTGGGCCTCGCCGATCAGGCTAAGAGCGAACAAAAGGAGCGCAAGATGGTTGTACTTCGTCACGAAATTGGTGATGTCCTGCGCGATGTTCGCCAGCGTCAGGGGCGCACGCTCCGTGAAGTCTCGCACAGCGCCCGTGTCTCCTTGGGTTATCTCAGCGAGGTTGAGCGCGGCCAGAAGGAAGCATCCTCCGAGTTGCTGTCCTCGATCTGCTCGGCCCTGGACGTCCCCTTGTCCAGCATGCTTCGTGAGGTCAGCGACCGCGTGGCAGTTGCCGAAGGCGTAGCCGTTCCGGACACCGTACCCCAGGAATTCTCCCAGCGTTACGGACGTGACCTCGATCGCGACCTTAACAATGAACTGAACGACGAACTTTCAACGGGCCTGTTCTCAGGGGCCCGGTAA
- a CDS encoding CinA family protein, whose amino-acid sequence MTNIQHVSLHHLSEQAVKQALEHRLTVATAESLTAGMVSAVLADTPGASGMLQGGVVAYQNSVKENVLKVSPELLADVGSVDSDVAAAMADGARAALGADIGISTTGVAGPEAHDGKPVGTVYIGIATGTRSTGFEYVFSGSRAEIRGQACGAALERLLEALAS is encoded by the coding sequence ATGACCAACATCCAGCACGTGTCCCTTCACCATCTGTCTGAACAGGCTGTGAAACAGGCCCTGGAGCACCGCCTCACCGTGGCCACGGCCGAGTCCCTGACGGCCGGCATGGTGTCCGCCGTCCTCGCCGACACCCCGGGAGCCTCCGGAATGCTGCAGGGAGGCGTGGTGGCCTACCAGAACTCCGTGAAGGAAAACGTCCTCAAGGTATCCCCGGAACTCCTGGCCGACGTCGGGTCGGTTGACAGCGATGTGGCGGCAGCGATGGCGGACGGGGCCAGGGCAGCCCTTGGCGCCGATATCGGCATTTCCACTACCGGGGTAGCGGGACCGGAAGCACACGATGGAAAGCCTGTGGGAACTGTGTACATCGGCATAGCGACGGGTACAAGATCAACAGGGTTCGAGTATGTGTTTTCCGGAAGCCGGGCGGAGATCCGCGGACAGGCCTGTGGGGCTGCCCTGGAACGGCTGCTCGAAGCGCTGGCATCCTGA
- the pgsA gene encoding CDP-diacylglycerol--glycerol-3-phosphate 3-phosphatidyltransferase has translation MTSTDATAAGKGRAEVWNLPNVLTMLRIALVPFFVWFLLLDAPRLQSEAGPWRWAAAALFAVAIYTDKLDGDIARSRNLVTDFGKIADPIADKLLIGSALVMLSVLGELPWWVTLVILVREWGITALRFFVIRYGVIPASRGGKLKTVVQTAAIFLYLLPLAAIAPWLGWAAFAVMMVAVLITVWTGVEYVVEALRLRSKGKLQGTANGQEQA, from the coding sequence GTGACTAGCACTGATGCAACCGCCGCCGGCAAGGGCCGTGCCGAGGTCTGGAACCTTCCCAATGTCCTGACCATGCTCCGCATCGCGCTGGTGCCGTTCTTCGTTTGGTTCCTGCTCCTGGACGCGCCCCGCCTGCAGAGCGAGGCAGGGCCCTGGCGCTGGGCAGCGGCGGCATTGTTCGCCGTCGCGATTTACACGGACAAGCTCGACGGCGACATCGCCAGGAGCCGCAACCTCGTGACCGACTTCGGCAAGATTGCCGATCCCATCGCGGATAAACTGCTTATCGGTTCCGCACTGGTGATGCTGTCCGTACTCGGCGAACTGCCCTGGTGGGTCACCCTGGTAATCCTGGTCCGTGAATGGGGCATCACCGCCCTGCGTTTCTTCGTCATCCGCTACGGCGTCATCCCCGCGTCCCGCGGGGGCAAGCTCAAAACCGTTGTCCAGACCGCCGCCATCTTCCTTTACCTCCTGCCGCTGGCAGCCATTGCACCCTGGCTTGGCTGGGCGGCGTTCGCCGTGATGATGGTGGCCGTGCTGATCACGGTGTGGACCGGCGTCGAGTACGTTGTCGAGGCGCTGCGCCTGCGGTCCAAGGGAAAGCTGCAGGGAACGGCCAACGGGCAGGAGCAGGCATGA
- a CDS encoding DNA translocase FtsK — protein MATRTTSAPNGSSRAGSGSKSSGSGGRGSGSTAAKTTAAKSGRTGSSGTARTRQLPAVEQHQPWLLRVVGGAWLGIGHLVGGGVRRIGHDVSDLPADERRDGAALFNLALGVFIATFAWWGLTGWFPDAVYSVVNGTFGWISLLLPLMLFVCAFRLFRHPSDGRGNNRVGIGFLIMTFAGCGLAHVLGGQPTVAEGFDGLRQAGGMLGFLGASPLAAIHPAVPLVLYGLLAFVSLLIITATPFGAIPRRLRGAYEHLMGLDLVDQEQDRDRHDRSYLERTPPAAPKKKKRRLFGKEEDADAGLEGYVGDEAFEHAVIDDDEEPQPQPPRPAPGVRRPTQAEIAVEKIKAAQGLGAAASAAPGENATEAIPMITPGMSAPGGQAGSPAPTVPSNPVAPAPPPVPIPQRTEQLSLAGDVTYTLPASDYLTPGSIPKERTEANDAVVAALTDTLQQFNVDATVTGFSRGPTVTRYEIELAPGTKVERVTALSKNISYAVASSDVRILSPIPGKSAIGIEIPNTDRETVSLGDVLRSQNARRTDHPMVMGVGKDVEGGYVVANLAKMPHLLVAGATGAGKSSFVNSMITSILMRATPDEVRMVMVDPKRVELTAYEGVPHLITPIITNPKKAAEALQWVVREMDARYDDLANYGFKHIDDFNKAVRAGKVQPPVDSKRVIRPYPYLLVIVDELADLMMVAPRDVEDSIVRITQLARAAGIHLVLATQRPSVDVVTGLIKANVPSRMAFATSSVTDSRVVLDQPGAEKLIGQGDALFLPMGASKAMRVQGAWVTESEIHKVVEHVKGQLQATYRDDVAAEAPKKQIDDDIGDDLEVLLQATELVVTTQFGSTSMLQRKLRVGFAKAGRLMDLLESRGVVGPSEGSKARDVLVKPDDLAPVLAAMKGQEAPKAPDAQTAALSDNANANIAQGGYAEDLVAADLDQRKQNVEYYDGSDSAPGGYDDEEGSEDAWSLTGR, from the coding sequence ATGGCCACTCGTACTACTTCCGCGCCCAATGGTTCAAGCAGGGCCGGCTCCGGCAGCAAATCCAGCGGTTCCGGTGGCCGCGGTTCCGGCTCCACGGCAGCGAAAACCACAGCAGCCAAGTCCGGGCGGACCGGCAGCTCCGGTACGGCGCGGACCCGCCAGCTCCCCGCCGTCGAACAGCACCAGCCCTGGCTGCTGCGGGTAGTGGGCGGAGCATGGCTGGGCATCGGCCACCTCGTGGGCGGGGGAGTGCGGCGCATTGGCCATGACGTCAGCGACCTTCCGGCTGACGAGCGCCGTGACGGTGCTGCCCTCTTCAACCTGGCCCTGGGCGTGTTTATCGCCACCTTCGCCTGGTGGGGCCTCACGGGTTGGTTCCCGGACGCCGTCTACAGCGTGGTGAACGGTACGTTCGGCTGGATCTCGCTGCTGCTTCCGTTGATGCTTTTTGTGTGTGCTTTCCGGCTCTTCCGCCACCCCTCGGACGGGCGGGGCAATAACAGGGTGGGCATCGGTTTCCTCATCATGACCTTCGCCGGCTGCGGCCTGGCCCATGTCCTGGGCGGACAGCCCACAGTCGCCGAAGGATTTGACGGGTTGCGCCAGGCCGGCGGAATGCTGGGATTCCTGGGCGCCTCGCCTCTGGCCGCCATCCATCCGGCTGTTCCGCTGGTGCTCTACGGTCTGCTGGCCTTCGTCTCCCTGCTCATCATCACCGCCACTCCCTTCGGTGCCATCCCGCGGCGGCTGCGCGGCGCCTATGAGCACCTCATGGGCCTCGACCTTGTGGACCAGGAGCAGGACAGGGACCGCCACGACCGCAGCTACCTGGAGCGCACCCCGCCGGCCGCGCCCAAAAAGAAGAAGCGCCGCCTGTTCGGCAAGGAAGAGGATGCCGACGCCGGCCTGGAAGGCTACGTAGGCGACGAAGCGTTCGAGCATGCCGTCATCGACGACGACGAAGAGCCGCAACCGCAGCCGCCCCGCCCCGCCCCGGGGGTGCGCCGTCCCACCCAGGCGGAGATCGCCGTCGAAAAGATCAAGGCGGCCCAGGGACTGGGCGCCGCTGCTTCCGCTGCGCCGGGGGAGAACGCCACCGAGGCCATCCCAATGATCACCCCGGGCATGTCAGCCCCCGGCGGCCAGGCTGGTTCCCCGGCACCCACCGTGCCGTCCAACCCCGTGGCTCCCGCACCGCCGCCCGTTCCGATTCCCCAGCGGACCGAGCAGTTGTCCCTCGCCGGGGACGTTACCTACACCCTCCCCGCGTCGGACTACCTGACCCCGGGCTCAATCCCCAAGGAGCGCACGGAGGCCAATGACGCCGTCGTCGCAGCCCTGACAGACACCCTTCAGCAGTTCAACGTCGACGCCACCGTGACCGGCTTCAGCCGGGGTCCCACCGTCACCCGGTACGAAATCGAACTCGCCCCGGGAACCAAGGTGGAGCGGGTCACTGCACTCTCCAAGAACATCTCCTACGCCGTGGCCTCCAGCGACGTGCGGATCCTGAGTCCCATCCCGGGCAAGTCCGCAATCGGCATCGAGATCCCCAACACGGACCGCGAGACCGTTTCCCTTGGCGACGTGCTGCGCAGCCAGAACGCCCGCCGCACCGACCACCCGATGGTGATGGGTGTCGGCAAGGACGTTGAGGGCGGCTACGTTGTGGCCAACCTCGCCAAGATGCCCCACCTGCTGGTGGCCGGCGCCACCGGTGCCGGTAAGTCCTCCTTCGTGAACTCGATGATCACGTCCATCCTCATGCGCGCCACCCCCGACGAGGTGCGCATGGTGATGGTGGACCCCAAGCGCGTGGAGCTCACCGCCTATGAAGGCGTCCCGCACCTCATCACGCCAATCATCACCAACCCGAAGAAGGCCGCGGAGGCGCTCCAATGGGTGGTGCGCGAGATGGACGCTCGGTACGACGACCTCGCGAATTACGGTTTCAAGCACATCGACGACTTCAATAAAGCCGTCCGCGCCGGCAAGGTCCAGCCGCCTGTGGACTCAAAAAGGGTTATCCGCCCGTACCCCTACCTGCTGGTGATCGTGGACGAGCTCGCCGACCTCATGATGGTGGCGCCGCGCGACGTTGAAGACTCGATCGTGCGCATCACCCAGCTTGCCCGCGCCGCCGGCATCCACCTGGTCCTTGCCACGCAGCGGCCGTCCGTGGACGTCGTCACCGGCCTGATCAAGGCGAACGTTCCTTCCAGGATGGCTTTTGCCACCTCCTCGGTGACCGACTCCCGGGTGGTCCTGGACCAGCCGGGCGCAGAGAAACTCATCGGCCAGGGTGACGCCCTGTTCCTGCCGATGGGCGCTTCGAAGGCCATGCGCGTCCAGGGCGCCTGGGTCACGGAATCGGAAATCCACAAGGTGGTTGAGCACGTCAAGGGACAGCTCCAGGCCACCTACCGCGATGACGTTGCCGCCGAAGCCCCCAAGAAGCAAATCGACGACGACATCGGGGACGACCTCGAGGTGCTGCTGCAGGCCACCGAACTGGTGGTCACCACCCAGTTCGGCTCCACCTCCATGCTCCAGCGCAAGCTGCGCGTCGGCTTCGCCAAGGCCGGCCGCTTGATGGACCTGCTCGAATCGCGGGGTGTAGTTGGTCCATCCGAAGGTTCGAAAGCCCGCGACGTCCTGGTGAAGCCGGACGACCTCGCCCCGGTCCTCGCTGCCATGAAGGGCCAGGAGGCACCCAAGGCACCGGATGCCCAGACAGCGGCCCTCAGCGACAACGCCAACGCCAACATCGCGCAGGGCGGCTACGCCGAGGACCTGGTGGCGGCGGACCTGGACCAGCGGAAGCAGAACGTCGAATACTACGACGGCTCGGATTCCGCGCCGGGGGGCTATGACGACGAAGAGGGATCGGAAGACGCCTGGTCGCTGACCGGGCGCTAG
- a CDS encoding ribonuclease J, producing MTQTALTGLVTPPRLPNGTLRIVPLGGLGEIGRNMAVFEIDGKLLIVDCGVLFPEETQPGVDLILPDFSYIENRLDDIVAVVLTHGHEDHIGAVPYLLRLRADIPLVGSQLTLALIEAKLQEHRIRPYTLTVEEGQVEKFGPFECEFVAVNHSIPDALAVFLRTAGGTVLHTGDFKMDQLPLDGRITDLRHFAKLGEEGVDLFMSDSTNADVPGFTTAEKEIGPTLERLFGQATKRIIVASFSSHVHRVQQVLDAAAKHNRKVAFVGRSMVRNMAIAEKLGYLDVPPGLIVDIKNIDNLPDNRVVLMSTGSQGEPMAALSRMANGDHRVVVGDGDTVILASSLIPGNENAVFRIINGLLKLGADVIHKGNAKVHVSGHAAAGELLYCYNILEPLNAMPVHGETRHLIANGKIAIESGVPEASVILADNGTVIDLKDHRADVVGQVEVGFVYVDGSSVGEVTEADLKDRQTLGDEGFISIITVIHRATGKVVSGPEIHARGVAEDDAVFDEIIPKINAALEEAVLNHSDHTTHQLQQVVRRVVGTWVNRKLRRKPMIIPVVLEA from the coding sequence ATGACTCAAACTGCCCTAACCGGCCTTGTCACCCCTCCCCGCCTGCCGAACGGCACGCTACGGATCGTACCGCTCGGCGGACTCGGGGAGATCGGCCGGAACATGGCCGTGTTCGAAATCGATGGCAAACTGCTGATCGTGGACTGCGGCGTCCTCTTCCCGGAGGAGACCCAGCCCGGCGTCGACCTGATCCTGCCTGACTTCTCTTACATCGAGAACCGGCTGGACGACATCGTAGCTGTGGTCCTCACCCACGGGCATGAGGACCACATCGGTGCTGTTCCCTACCTGCTGCGCCTGCGGGCCGACATTCCGCTGGTGGGCTCGCAGCTGACGCTTGCCTTGATCGAGGCGAAGCTGCAGGAGCACCGCATCCGGCCCTACACCCTCACCGTCGAGGAAGGCCAGGTGGAGAAGTTCGGCCCCTTCGAATGCGAGTTCGTAGCTGTCAACCACTCCATTCCCGACGCCCTCGCAGTGTTCCTCCGCACCGCGGGCGGCACCGTCCTGCACACGGGCGACTTCAAGATGGACCAGCTTCCCCTTGACGGCCGCATCACCGACCTCCGGCACTTCGCCAAGCTCGGCGAGGAGGGCGTGGACCTTTTTATGTCGGATTCCACCAACGCGGACGTACCCGGTTTCACCACCGCGGAAAAGGAAATCGGCCCCACGCTGGAGCGCCTGTTCGGCCAGGCCACCAAGCGGATCATCGTCGCATCCTTCTCATCCCACGTGCACCGGGTCCAGCAGGTACTGGACGCCGCCGCAAAGCACAACCGCAAGGTGGCCTTCGTGGGCCGGTCCATGGTCAGGAACATGGCCATCGCCGAGAAGCTGGGCTACCTGGATGTCCCGCCGGGCCTCATCGTGGACATCAAGAACATCGACAACCTGCCGGACAACCGCGTGGTGCTGATGTCCACCGGTTCCCAGGGTGAGCCGATGGCGGCGCTGTCCCGCATGGCAAACGGTGATCACCGTGTGGTGGTGGGTGACGGGGACACTGTCATCCTCGCGTCCAGCCTGATCCCCGGCAATGAAAACGCCGTCTTCCGGATCATCAACGGACTGCTCAAGCTGGGCGCCGACGTGATCCACAAGGGCAACGCCAAGGTCCACGTTTCCGGGCACGCTGCCGCCGGCGAACTCCTGTACTGCTACAACATCCTGGAACCGCTCAACGCCATGCCGGTGCACGGTGAAACCCGCCACCTGATTGCCAACGGCAAGATCGCCATCGAATCCGGGGTCCCGGAAGCCAGCGTTATCCTCGCCGACAACGGCACCGTGATCGACCTCAAGGACCACCGGGCGGACGTCGTCGGCCAGGTTGAAGTGGGCTTCGTCTACGTGGACGGATCCAGCGTTGGCGAGGTCACCGAGGCCGACCTCAAGGACCGCCAAACCCTGGGCGATGAAGGCTTCATCTCCATCATCACGGTCATCCACCGCGCCACCGGCAAGGTGGTGTCCGGGCCGGAGATCCACGCCCGCGGCGTGGCCGAGGACGATGCCGTGTTCGACGAGATCATCCCCAAGATCAACGCTGCGCTGGAAGAAGCCGTGCTGAACCATTCGGACCACACCACCCACCAGCTCCAGCAGGTGGTCCGCCGCGTGGTGGGCACGTGGGTCAACCGCAAGCTCCGCCGCAAGCCCATGATCATCCCGGTGGTGCTTGAGGCCTAA
- the dapA gene encoding 4-hydroxy-tetrahydrodipicolinate synthase: protein MADTSARIPALGTLLTAMVTPFTKDGRVDYQQAAELAGKLVDDGCDGLVVTGTTGETSTLTDEENLGMFRAVKEAVGDRAAIIAGTGTNDTAHSVHLSQQAAALGVDGILLVTPYYNKPSQSGLRAHFEAIASAADVPVMLYDIPGRSSIAIEPETMIRLAQHPNIVAVKDAKADFVAATRVMAETDLLFYSGDDGLTLPWMALGAVGLVGVTTHVATRQFRDLIDAVNANDLETARKINFDLLPVVRATMTRVQGAVAAKQILKWQGVLPNSIVRLPLVEPDEAEIETIRGDLAEAGLVFS from the coding sequence ATGGCTGACACTTCCGCGCGCATCCCTGCCCTTGGCACCCTCCTGACCGCCATGGTCACGCCGTTCACAAAGGACGGCAGGGTGGATTACCAGCAGGCAGCGGAATTGGCCGGCAAGCTGGTGGACGACGGCTGCGACGGCCTGGTGGTCACCGGAACCACGGGGGAAACCTCCACCCTCACCGACGAAGAGAACCTCGGCATGTTCCGTGCCGTCAAGGAAGCGGTCGGAGACCGGGCGGCAATCATCGCAGGCACCGGCACCAACGACACCGCGCACTCAGTGCACCTCTCCCAGCAGGCAGCAGCGCTCGGCGTCGACGGCATCCTGCTGGTGACCCCCTACTACAACAAGCCCAGCCAGTCAGGCCTCCGCGCACACTTCGAGGCCATCGCCAGTGCCGCCGACGTGCCCGTGATGCTGTACGACATCCCGGGCCGGTCCTCGATCGCGATCGAACCCGAAACCATGATCCGCCTGGCGCAGCACCCGAACATTGTGGCCGTCAAGGATGCCAAGGCCGATTTCGTCGCGGCCACCCGCGTCATGGCAGAAACTGACCTGCTCTTCTACTCCGGCGATGACGGACTGACTCTGCCCTGGATGGCACTGGGCGCCGTAGGCCTCGTCGGTGTCACCACGCACGTGGCAACCCGCCAGTTCCGTGACCTCATCGATGCGGTCAACGCCAACGACCTCGAAACCGCGCGGAAGATCAACTTCGACCTTCTGCCCGTGGTCCGCGCCACCATGACCAGGGTCCAGGGGGCCGTCGCGGCCAAACAGATTCTTAAATGGCAGGGAGTCCTGCCCAACTCGATTGTCCGCTTGCCCCTCGTGGAGCCGGACGAAGCCGAGATCGAAACCATCCGCGGGGATTTGGCGGAAGCGGGGCTGGTCTTTTCCTGA
- a CDS encoding carbon-nitrogen hydrolase family protein: MTDTLPAAVIQYQPLDGGIPANAAEHVRLIEDADDHGSRLVVFPELSLTGYRLDLLEDPDSWLKPDDERLGDVREICRRTGITAVVGAACRESDGTPRLASVALHPDGSTETAFKAHLHGQEQELFTPGEGVALMEMDGWRIALAPCFDASVFDASVPEGGADAAAASADVYCVSALYTKDEEHRLGLHLGARAMDNRMFMLLANLGGRSPLGESCGLSGFWGPDGFPLKQAAGTRTEIVSCVLQRSRLEKYRRETGNAAG; this comes from the coding sequence GTGACAGACACCCTCCCCGCCGCCGTGATCCAGTATCAGCCGCTGGATGGCGGCATCCCGGCCAACGCCGCCGAGCATGTGCGCCTCATTGAGGACGCAGATGACCACGGCTCCCGCCTGGTGGTCTTCCCGGAGTTGTCCCTCACCGGCTACCGGCTGGACCTGTTAGAGGACCCCGACTCCTGGCTGAAGCCGGATGACGAACGCCTCGGCGATGTCCGGGAGATCTGCCGCCGGACCGGGATTACGGCTGTTGTAGGCGCAGCCTGCCGCGAAAGCGACGGCACGCCCCGGCTGGCATCGGTTGCCCTTCACCCGGACGGCAGTACCGAAACGGCTTTCAAGGCCCACCTGCACGGGCAGGAGCAAGAGCTGTTCACGCCTGGAGAGGGCGTCGCTTTGATGGAAATGGACGGATGGAGGATTGCCCTCGCTCCCTGCTTCGATGCCTCCGTGTTCGATGCCTCCGTGCCTGAGGGCGGTGCGGACGCTGCGGCAGCAAGTGCTGACGTGTACTGCGTGTCCGCCCTCTACACCAAAGACGAGGAGCACCGGCTGGGCCTCCACCTTGGAGCGCGGGCCATGGACAACAGGATGTTTATGCTGCTCGCCAACCTTGGCGGCAGGAGCCCCTTGGGTGAGTCGTGCGGCTTGAGCGGCTTTTGGGGTCCGGACGGCTTCCCGTTGAAGCAGGCGGCGGGAACCCGCACAGAAATTGTTTCCTGCGTCCTGCAGCGAAGCCGCCTCGAGAAATACCGCCGCGAAACCGGCAACGCCGCCGGGTAA